From Zhongshania aliphaticivorans, one genomic window encodes:
- a CDS encoding nuclear transport factor 2 family protein, which produces MNLLELVEVSKNPKIAAVERYIKALSTHDIAAIDDLFTDDATIEDPVGSELIIGKAAILRFYEVGFSSGISARLDGAVRLAANHAVFPFVVELNPGNGEVRMEIIDQFSFNDETKVVAMKAFWSEANMSTP; this is translated from the coding sequence ATGAACCTGTTGGAGCTAGTTGAAGTGAGTAAAAACCCCAAAATTGCAGCAGTAGAGCGGTATATAAAAGCGCTATCGACCCATGATATAGCCGCCATCGATGACTTGTTTACAGACGATGCCACAATTGAAGACCCCGTTGGTAGCGAGCTGATTATCGGTAAAGCTGCCATCCTTCGATTCTATGAAGTGGGGTTTAGTTCCGGAATTTCTGCGCGGCTTGACGGCGCGGTGCGTTTGGCCGCTAATCATGCGGTTTTTCCCTTTGTGGTTGAGCTAAATCCAGGTAACGGCGAAGTGCGTATGGAAATCATCGATCAGTTTAGTTTCAATGACGAAACCAAGGTTGTCGCGATGAAGGCATTTTGGAGCGAAGCCAATATGAGCACACCCTGA